In Pygocentrus nattereri isolate fPygNat1 chromosome 26, fPygNat1.pri, whole genome shotgun sequence, one genomic interval encodes:
- the igsf8 gene encoding immunoglobulin superfamily member 8 — protein sequence MGVRLCCGDHSGMMMAPRRLTFLLIIGFVWESQLVVCREVTLPTGPLYRVAGFPLSLPCTVSGFEGPRTQDFEWFLYKEGAGSLQIGVVSTRDQGFPYTPFQGRVRSGEVRVERDSGDQARLVIQRLRPDDQGRYECYTPSTDSRYQGSYSASVVVKVIQDTLLITHSRILSGQPVMEGTELQLTCAASVQSAQHTHVSVTFGVRGSTDSGSLGHNLREIISLDRELRVTPGRGGSYEKRYTDGEITLEKKSGDGGRDLYVMKMSVLAPEDSGSYFCEAAQWILDPSGQWERIAQRTMELGNLSVQPLADSLSVSVVPVGEVSLQPGSPLSLTCQVLGAGWWNRSALLVQWMRRGPSGGVEVEVARMGPDGVVSWGDDTSRGGGGSMEKEADGRFSLRRFSAHPADAGVYRCAVSVYAGRPSPEPSSPATLTQRSDGVTVSLRSKDVSVSAVVVLPRRPLLKRGSTVTLLCNVSVMTTGPAQVEVQWLQRKEDPDEKEETPSEDTKGSVLATLTYDGMSRIYSNGSDLSVDRISAGTYRLRIFSALEGDQGYYQCQAEVWTQDPHGGWYSTGTKTESAMVRVYLYARVADLLLIPLVVGVSSALFVGVVIIATVTCCFMKRLARQRSQIRK from the exons ATGGGCGTGCGACTGTGTTGTGGCGACCACAGCGGGATGATGATGGCACCGAGGCGGCTAACGTTTCTGCTCATCATCGGGTTTGTGTGGG AGTCCCAGCTTGTTGTGTGTCGTGAGGTCACTCTTCCTACTGGTCCACTGTACCGCGTAGCAGGGTTCCCCCTGTCCCTGCCTTGCACCGTATCTGGCTTTGAGGGTCCACGGACACAGGATTTTGAGTGGTTCCTGTACAAAGAGGGTGCAGGTTCATTACAGATTGGGGTTGTATCCACTAGAGATCAGGGGTTTCCCTACACCCCGTTCCAGGGACGGGTTCGTTCAGGCGAGGTTCGAGTGGAGAGGGACTCTGGTGACCAAGCCAGGCTGGTAATTCAGAGGCTCCGCCCGGATGATCAGGGACGCTACGAGTGTTACACACCGAGCACCGACTCTCGATATCAAGGCAGTTACAGTGCCTCTGTGGTCGTCAAAG TGATTCAGGACACACTGCTGATAACCCACTCTCGTATTCTGAGTGGCCAACCCGTCATGGAGGGGACAGAGCTTCAGCTTACGTGCGCCGCATCGGTCCAGTCAGCCCAACACACTCACGTGTCTGTCACGTTTGGGGTGCGAGGTAGCACGGATTCTGGATCTCTAGGCCACAACCTGAGAGAGATCATCTCCCTCGATCGTGAGCTGCGTGTGACTCCTGGCCGTGGTGGCTCTTACGAGAAGAGGTACACAGATGGAGAGATTACTCTGGAGAAGAAGAgtggagatggagggagggaccTATACGTGATGAAGATGAGTGTTCTAGCCCCAGAGGATTCTGGTTCGTACTTCTGTGAGGCAGCACAATGGATCTTGGACCCATCCGGCCAATGGGAACGTATCGCTCAAAGGACCATGGAGCTGGGAAACCTCTCTGTCCAACCACTAG CGGACAGTCTATCCGTCAGCGTGGTGCCAGTTGGTGAAGTTTCTCTGCAGCCTGGTTCTCCTCTTAGCCTTACTTGCCAGGTGTTGGGTGCTGGTTGGTGGAACCGCTCGGCTCTTCTGGTCCAGTGGATGCGACGTGGACCATCAGGGGGCGTGGAGGTTGAGGTGGCCCGGATGGGGCCTGATGGGGTGGTGAGCTGGGGGGACGACACTAGCAGGGGAGGAGGGGGCAGCATGGAGAAGGAGGCTGATGGGAGGTTCTCCTTGAGGCGCTTTTCTGCCCATCCAGCAGATGCAGGAGTCTATCGCTGTGCTGTGAGTGTGTACGCCGGGCGACCCAGTCCAGAACCGTCCAGCCCTGCCACCCTCACTCAGAGGTCAGATGGAGTAACAGTCAGCCTCAGGAGTAAAG ATGTCAGTGTATCGGCAGTAGTAGTTTTGCCACGGCGGCCGCTCCTGAAGCGCGGGAGCACTGTTACCTTGCTCTGCAACGTCTCTGTGATGACCACAGGCCCAGCCCAGGTGGAAGTGCAGTGGCTGCAAAGGAAAGAGGACCCTGATGAGAAAGAGGAGACACCGTCAGAGGACACCAAAGGCAGTGTCCTTGCCACTCTTACTTACGATGGAATGTCTCGTATCTACAGTAATGGAAGTGATTTAAGTGTCGACCGCATCTCTGCTGGGACCTACAGGCTGCGGATCTTCTCAGCACTTGAGGGAGATCAGGGATATTACCAGTGCCAGGCAGAGGTGTGGACGCAGGACCCCCATGGCGGCTGGTACAGCACAGGTACCAAGACGGAGTCAGCTATGGTGCGTGTGTACCTGTATGCACGAG TTGCTGACCTTCTTCTTATACCGCTGGTGGTTGGAGTGTCCTCTGCGCTGTTTGTGGGAGTGGTTATCATTGCCACGGTAACCTGCTGCTTCATGAAGCGACTGGCCAGGCAGCGCTCTCAAATAAGGAAGTAG